A genome region from Hippopotamus amphibius kiboko isolate mHipAmp2 chromosome 1, mHipAmp2.hap2, whole genome shotgun sequence includes the following:
- the LOC130829062 gene encoding basic proline-rich protein-like, with product MRREGKGREVKGSLQAAARIRFPFGSGVKGTRPLEPKAPKRAARELAGAVASHADPPTPLRALGPALQSPPPPPGVAPPRRPPPRPPPPGRAALWGGDTSARARPAGQMPPARGERLPAGRPGWRPGGSRASCPRSPSPRATPPPPSRLSSPALGARGEGHFLPPRRPPRPERAAPSCPGCGVGVPGPLGPHPGRALTPPLAGWGWSRGGGGGDPARPRPRARRRRGEGRPGRGRSRIVTPPPPRGRKRPAPTPAGAGGGRGPAPTPGRGRGSETGRRVQFLWTRHRKPRPRGGGAAAGRPFRTRRPPREAPPPRGRGAAPSPPGRGAGGGSGEGGGSARSPPGRGLPAEGGARPPLGSWHRPRGAHPLPGAHPLPGTPALRDPRSPPGPTRTPRAGLPPGLAPCAPPTRLRGVRGPRGLCPAGRGRRRSPSAPARERGAAPGGRRGAQAHHAAPAGAPRPPARPRARPEGAGARRARGRPRPSPEARAPRPSPGWAGPGPGASLASGRDAVSRAPGEAGPGGCRQGGRAGGGARPAGPPAPAASGPPRPSLRGCGRERRTPAGPGHLPGAAAAPWTGDTPPRRGAAGPGREPPPQTTRAFSGTVFLRNRKLGCGPHVPRVKAPLRAQQGGGLDPWELATLGGCCSPGRPTEPQVQSRRRGEGNRPGRLAAQAPLRTRRRPQRRVTSASRWHLTGPAPAPQPPAGAEPVPQGQETPAPGEHLSWWSRCQPLWLGAPWRGTVDTALPAASARLARRCTRPCQGH from the exons ATGAGAAGAGAGGGCAAAGGCCGAGAAGTGAAGGGGAGCCTTCAGGCAGCTGCCAG GATCCGGTTTCCCTTCGGATCCGGCGTCAAAGGCACGCGGCCCCTAGAGCCGAAGGCACCCAAGCGGGCCGCGCGGGAACTGGCCGGGGCGGTGGCTTCGCACGCGGACCCCCCCACGCCCCTCCGCGCGCTTGGCCCGGCGCTGCagtccccgccgccgccgccgggggtCGCGCCGCCAcgccggcccccgccccggcccccgcccccgggccgcGCGGCGCTCTGGGGCGGGGACACGTCTGCGCGCGCCCGCCCCGCGGGGCAGATGCCGCCGGCGCGCGGGGAGCGCCTGCCCGCCGGACGCCCGGGCTGGCGGCCTGGGGGCTCCCGCGCATCGTGCCCCCGAAGCCCCTCCCCCCGGGCTaccccccctcccccgtcccGCCTCTCCTCCCCCGCGCTCGGGGCACGGGGGGAGGGGCACTTcctcccgccccgccgccccccccgtcCCGAGCGCGCGGCCCCCTCCTGCCccggctgtggggtgggggtcccCGGCCCGCTCGGCCCCCACCCGGGCCGGGCCCTGACCCCGCCCCTCGCGGGGTGGGGCTGGtctcgcggcggcggcggcggggaccccgcgcggccccgcccccgcgctcGGCGCAGGCGTGGAGAGGGGCGGCCTGGGCGGGGGCGGAGCCGCATCGtaaccccgcccccgccccgcggccgGAAGCGCCCCGCGCCCACCCCCGCCGGAGCCGGAGGCGGCCGGGGCCCCGCGCCCACgccgggcagggggaggggaagtgaaaCCGGGCGCCGCGTCCAGTTTCTGTGGACGCGTCATCGGAAACCGaggccgcggggcgggggcgcaGCAGCCGGGCGGCCCTTCCGGACGCGCCGCCCTCCCCGGGAAGCCCCTCCgccgcggggccggggcgcggcACCCTCCCCTCCGGGCCGGGGCGCAGGCGGCGGctccggggagggagggggctcggCCCGGTCCCCGCCGGGGCGGGGCCTCCCCGCGGAGGGCGGGGCCCGGCCCCCCCTCGGCTCCTGGCACCGCCCACGAGGGGCGCACCCCCTCCCGGGCGCGCACCCCCTCCCGGGCACGCCCGCCCTCCGTGACCCCCGCTCCCCGCCGGGCCCCACGCGGACACCCCGCGCAGGGCTGCCTCCCGGGCTCGCGCCCTGCGCCCCGCCGACCCGCCTGCGGGGCGTACGAGGCCCGCGCGGCCTCTGCCCAGCAGGGCGTGGCCGCCGCCGGTCGCCCTCGGCTCCGGCCCGGGAGCGCGGAGCCGCGCCAGGCGGGCGGCGGGGCGCCCAGGCTCACCACGCAGCGCCTGCcggggccccccgccccccggcccggcCTCGGGCCAGGCCGGAAGGAGCCGGCGCTCGGAGGGCTCGCGGCCGGCCGCGTCCTTCTCCCGaggcccgcgcgccccgccctTCCCCAGGGTGGGCGGGCCCGGGGCCCGGGGCGAGCCTGGCGTCCGGCCGAGACGCGGTGTCGCGGGCACCGGGTGAAGCGGGGCCGGGGGGCTGCCGGCAGGGCGGCCGCGCTGGCGGGGGCGCGCGACCCGCCGGGCCTCCCGCGCCGGCCGCGTCGGGGCCGCCGCGGCCTTCCCTCCGGGGGTGCGGTCGGGAGCGGCGGACCCCCGCAGGGCCGGGGCACCTGCCTGGCGCGGCCGCAGCCCCCTGGACCGGCGACACCCCtccgcggcgcggcgcggcgggccCTGGCAGGGAGCCTCCTCCGCAAACCACCAGGGCCTTTTCTGGGACTGTTTTTCTTAGAAACAGGAAGCTGGGGTGTGGGCCGCACGTCCCCCGGGTCAAGGCCCCGCTGAGGGCACAGCAGGGTGGGGGTTTGGACCCATGGGAACTCGCCACGCTGGGCGGCTGCTGCAGCCCCGGGCGCCCGACGGAGCCCCAGGTGCAGAGccggaggagaggggagggaaacaGGCCCGGCCGCCTGGCCGCCCAGGCTCCGCTGCGCACGCGGCGCCGGCCCCAGCGCCGGGTCACTTCTGCCTCTCGGTGGCACCTCACGGGCCCGGCCCCGG ccccacAGCCGCCCGCTGGAGCAGAGCCTGTGCCCCAGGGCCAGGAGACCCCTGCCCCAG GTGAGCATCTGTCCTGGTGGTCCCGCTGCCAGCCGCTCTGGCTGGGAGCCCCGTGGAGGGGCACCGTGGACACAGCCCTCCCAGCTGCCTCTGCCCGCCTGGCGCGGCGGTGCACCAGGCCCTGCCAGGGTCACTAG
- the LOC130829149 gene encoding collagen alpha-1(I) chain-like, whose amino-acid sequence MPRWGAGLVGSPAGPPAPRLAQANAEAAGLSAAQQGRTILRHHLHVHVGRFEDSRPPVLEQAPCGAAGRAGGREPEGGHQQAKVCGRRAGAAQPAPRHPFNRPQHEALAALPVPPRARPRGPEFGAIRHLAATVEPAGLAASAVPTACVAPRAVTPAVLSSCPRALCVLPGDPSAPQDTPRCHFASPIVTLPGPLNHTDPAHGVSKAGSAPHPPAELRPGGARVWTAGEARVLGMAEGGWPPGRLCPREGSVATGAGPSRPSPPGQGVGGQMARPRSRGGRLLARERGCPAGLAAFLRRHSRPVREFRSVTQAPHPACLLCDGKKRACSPDSSWPGVSTDSARNCSAEDQPGPEDQPGPEPHRRPGPTPCSRGEKVTVTAEPHDSLASPLQGCPPRARRPPSSAECRTALGGGGESLPGQRVLSRARAPPAPGVLGPGSALPGGPPQMLQNRISDDPKDPHVRTKAKSMGLRLPGPRLGAPLGHHHGPPGRGTPQQDSRHPQTENALQAFQGLPPTAQRAPDACANPGYSPSGGGFPQVGSRLALDWASYAGSREAQGEAPPTLGTLGPDPDCPGPSPDQAAGRSPCPLAAGPTEPRARAPSPLPRGPVGGQARACGLLETPDPLGERSLQNVNPSPATEVRLAGGPAPPPLSCRSKRQGCEGTHPLGVRKENPSQRELEAALHLKPPLQATSLEGGVEEAEGPTRGRDGGRGQGSAGAQRAVWTPALPEEVKPGWSSRADTWARPPGPPRPPAFARDLSSAASQGDTMPTAPSPRVPATTCPFLLENKRSSWVPSQQPPQVPEAPGSSDAHFSERPRILLGQCRRGAGSGFVQLQLRLHPAAQAEEKGGRTVPCEQQWAWEDETVTRGHCCPQAQTRQCTQGPPPLLPAGLTGWPRQSQQQRPSQQGSPGTYKAAPRGPWAGAGVPTGRASSPRPSQGSVLPKDCTCQQGASLSPRPRPESPLPCLRGPPQKANRPPGVGPDPSCSWECSRALRAACSRKGPCAWPGQGFQAVPPPAPLGWHWPSQQRPPGPAQGPPHQDAGTLGARGGGGEDGQRGGARGGSAGRPGCEGEARCTAEPLKCGSGRAGLGRAPGPRRAHVAVGAGPRVVSEAGKGASGQALSHLLGEGPQEQGQMRAGARLCGRCPLSSHHSPAGALGRAGVAACCREHLETGLLGDTAAWPCAVFLQAGQGGPVPGCGTNAGRPRPPGWPERGGEPRSQGGSLFSSPGAGTVPAGGSRLPRPRRCGRIPGGSPGQPCELFPHSGEYAIMIREGTAPPFLGHALPTAFKHLRVSAKGAAERPHVPREDPAAPS is encoded by the exons ATGCCGAGATGGGGTGCAGGGCTGGTCGGGTCTCCTGctggccccccagcccccaggctggcTCAGGCAAACGCAGAGGCCGCAGGGCTGTCCGCCGCCCAGCAGGGCCGCACCATCCTGCGGCACCATCTGCACGTCCACGTTGGCCGGTTTGAGGACAGTCGGCCCCCAGTTCTAGAGCAAGCGCCCTGCGGGGCGGCCGGcagggcggggggcagggagccAGAGGGAGGTCACCAACAGGCAAAGGTGTGTGGACGCCGGGCGGGTGCAGCCCAGCCCGCGCCCCGACATCCGTTCAACCGTCCGCAGCACGAGGCGCTGGCGGCCCTTCCCGTGCCCCCCAGAGCCCGTCCGCGGGGTCCTGAGTTTGGGGCCATCCGACACCTGGCTGCGACCGTGGAGCCAGCTGGCCT AGCTGCCTCGGCCGTGCCCACAGCCTGCGTGGCCCCCCGTGCCGTCACCCCCGCTGTCCtgtcctcctgccccagggccctgtGTGTCCTCCCCGGTGACCCCTCAGCGCCACAGGACACCCCACGCTGTCACTTCGCGTCCCCCATCGTCACC CTCCCGGGGCCCCTCAACCACACCGACCCCGCCCATGGAGTGAGCAAGGCAgggtctgccccccaccccccagcagagCTCCGGCCCGGAGGGGCCCGCGTGTGGACGGCCGGGGAGGCCCGCGTCCTGGGGATGGCCGAAGGGGGGTGGCCACCGGGACGCCTCTGCCCCCGGGAAGGGAGCGTGGCCACGGGCGCGGGCCCCTCCCGGCCGTCCC CGCCAGGCCAGGGGGTCGGCGGGCAGATGGCGCGGCCCAGGAGCCGGGGAGGCCGGCTGCTTGCCCGGGAGCGCGGCTGCCCCGCGGGCCTCGCTGCATTCCTGCGGAGACATTCCCGGCCTGTTAGGGAATTCCGCAGCGTGACACAGGCCCC ACATCCTGCGTGCCTGCTCTGTGACGGGAAGAAGCGCGCCTGCAGCCCCGACAGTTCGTGGCCGGGGGTCAGCACCGACTCGGCCCGAAACTGCTCCGCGGAGGACCAGCCGGGGCCGGAGGACCAGCCGGGGCCGGAGCCACACCGGCGGCCGGGCCCCACCCCCTGCTCACGCGGAGAAAA GGTCACGGTGACCGCTGAGCCCCACGACAGCCTCGCGTCCCCTTTGCAAGGATGTCCTCCCCGAGCTCGCCGTCCCCCCTCCTCTGCCGAGTGCAGGACggccctggggggcgggggcgagaGCCTCCCGGGGCAGCGGGTCCTGTCGCGAGCGCGGGCCCCCCCAGCTCCAGGCGTGCTGGGCCCA GGCTCAGCTCTGCCCGGGGGGCCACCGCAGATGCTTCAGAACCGAATCTCAGATGACCCAAAGGACCCCCACGTGAGGACCAAGGCGAAGTCCATGGGCCTCCGCCTCCCCGGCCCTCGGCTGGGGGCGCCTCTGG GGCACCACCACGGTCCCCCCGGCCGTGGGACCCCTCAGCAGGACAGCAGGCACCCCCAAACAGAAAACGCCCTGCAGGCTTTCCAGGGCCTGCCGCCGACGGCCCAGCGTGCCCCGGACGCCTGCGCCAACCCGG GCTACAGCCCCTCGGGCGGCGGTTTCCCCCAGGTTGGGTCTCGACTGGCGCTTGACTGGGCCTCCTACGCCGGCTCCCGCGAGGCCCAGGGTGAGGCCCCGCCCACCCTCGGGACGCTGGGCCCTGACCCAGACTGCCCAGGGCCGTCCCCTGACCAGGCCGCGGGGCGGAGTCCCTGCCCTCTCGCAGCGG GTCCGACCGAGCCCAGAGCCCgcgcccccagccccctgccccgtGGGCCTGTGGGTGGACAGGCCCGGGCGTGCGGGCTGCTGGAGACACCTGACCCACTAGGGGAACGGTCTCTCCAGAACGTGAACCCTTCTCCCGCCACCGAGGTGCGCCTGGCCGGGGGCCCAGCGCCCCCTCCACTCAGCTGCCGCAGCAAAAGACAGGGGTGTGAAG GGACACATCCGCTGGGCGTTCGGAAGGAGAACCCTTCTCAGCGGGAGCTGGAGGCCGCCCTCCACCTGAAGCCCCCCCTTCAGGCCACATCACTGGAAG GAGGCGTGGAGGAGGCTGAGGGCCCGACCCGGGGCAGAGACGGAGGACGTGGCCAGGGCTCCGCCGGGGCACAGCGCGCTGTGTGGACACCTGCACTTCCCGAAGAGGTGAAGCCCGGCTGGTCCTCCAGGGCAG ACACGTGGGCCCGGCCCCCGGGACCCCCGCGCCCTCCTGCCTTCGCCCGCGACCTCTCCTCTGCTGCCTCACAAGGGGACACCATGCCCACGGCCCCATCCCCACGAGTCCCGGCGACCACGTGTCCCTTCCTGCTGGAGAATAAGCGCAGCTCCTGGGTCCCCTCCCAACAGCCCCCGCAGGTCCCTGAGGCCCCGGGCAGCTCTGATGCCCACTTTTCAGAGCGGCCCAGGATTCTGCTCGGGCAGTGCCGGCGGGGCGCCGGGAGTGGGTTCGTCCAGCTCCAGCTCCGGCTTCACCCGGCC GCCCAGGCAGAGGAGAAGGGCGGGCGCACGGTGCCCTGCGAGCAGCAGTGGGCCTGGGAGGACGAGACGGTCACACGAGGCCACTGCTGTCCTCAGGCCCAGACGCGGCAGTGCACTCAGgggcctcctcctcttctccccgcAGGCCTGACAGGGTGGCCACGGCAGAGCCAGCAGCAGAGGCCTTCCCAG CAAGGCTCTCCGGGCACCTACAAGGCAGCACCAAGAGGGCCCTGGGCAGGTGCAGGGGTGCCCACGGGCCGCGCGTCCTCACCCAGGCCCTCCCAGGGCTCGGTCCTTCCCAAGGACTGCACGTGCCAGCAGGGCGCCTCCCTGTCCCCTCGGCCAAGACCCGAGTCCCCGCTTCCTTGTCTCCGGGGTCCTCCTCAGAAGGCCAACAGGCCTCCAGGCGTGGGCCCTGACCCCTCGTGCAGCTGGGAGTGTTCGCGAGCCCTGCGGGCTGCCTGCAGCCGGAAAGGCCCTTGTGCGTGGCCGGGGCAGGGGTTCCAGGCAgtgcccccacctgcccctctgGGCTGGCACTGGCCATCCCAACAACGGCCGCCAGGGCCGGCGCAAGGTCCCCCGCATCAGGACGCCGGGACCCTTGGTGCCCGAGGAGGAGGTGGCGAGgatgggcagaggggaggggcccGCGGGGGGTCAGCCGGACGTCCAGGCTGTGAGGGCGAAGCCAGGTGCACAGCCGAGCCTCTGAAGTGTGGGTcaggccgggccgggctcggCCGGGCGCCCGGCCCACGGCGGGCCCACGTGGCGGTTGGGGCTGGGCCTCGGGTGGTTTCTGAGGCTGGCAAGGGGGCCTCCGGCCAGGCCCTGTCCCATCTGCTGGGAGAAGGGCCTCAGGAGCAAGGTCAGATGAGGGCTGGGGCCCGGCTCTGCGGCCGCTGCCCGCTGAGCTCTCACCACTCCCCCGCGGGCGCCCTTGGCCGGGCCGGGGTGGCTGCGTGTTGCCGGGAACACCTAGAAACCGGGCTGCTTGGAGACACGGCGGCGTGGCCGTGCGCGGTTTTCCTCCAGGCCGGCCAGGGAGGCCCCGTGCCCGGCTGCGGAAC GAACGCGGGGCGTCCACGGCCCCCGGGCTGGCCCGAGCGGGGGGGAGAGCCGCGCAGCCAGGGCGGCAGCCTGTTTTCCAGCCCTGGAGCTGGAACGGTCCCCGCCGGTGGGAGCCGACTCCCGCGCCCCCGCCGCTGCGGCCGCATTCCTGGTGGGAGCCCCGGCCAGCCCTGCGAGCTTTTTCCACACTCCG GCGAGTACGCCATCATGATCCGCGAAGGCACCGCCCCTCCGTTCCTGGGCCACGCGCTGCCCACGGCCTTCAAACACCTTCGGGTCTCCGCGAAGGGGGCAGCCGAGCGGCCCCACGTCCCCAGAGAAGACCCCGCAGCCCCGAGCTAG
- the LOC130829195 gene encoding collagen alpha-1(I) chain-like, whose protein sequence is MGEGAATCWVGLGAGETVRAEGTKGPWGPVGGRGPSAPSPPPPPPCGSVRRKLESQPGTWLPGGPAKGVRRRCHSAPVRTAFFDIRKVGSLGPEPGVDSGAGHRRANTREDVGAGAGGRTAHAAPPTAGGARGPGGLPPLAWMRAGTAEPRGWGPRGHRARPWRRSGGNARQHERPAVGALGSAGGKGPHGGKKPALGRGGEFGMENPSPGFLHSENKVTRGSPGEWSRPHTRAKTWARSMEEARVPSWGGTDWSRGRFVSGAWRALSRASGREEELAAPPSSQKSQREASFCCRVATVTKPSTALPRAPKSVQSRELFLAVSALGAHVCPRERNPGQRGVSVSRRVLPFPCCFESVLPWLSCQGSFVCDSHTVTQNEQKDGPSAGTGAPAPPGEWDQRPASLRPRASRGCPGRPTAAGVTGARADGRSSGAAGPLPTRPAFLLVLEFCGCVRAHGPCTSVAISVCAWAASERPPRHPDLGSRGLAGPPWQVGISEGLAPLPASRGHVLPPPPGPGPPVSGRRAPAFQEQRLFSRGLVAESPAHVRSVRPHRTRPTRGGGTGRSSERHPVLRAPRRSGRTPRLGLREPRSPGLRDGLVMAQGTGQPEGPERDQATVPAGGPRPLFTRQRVPQAPQGHGNTCNPRADRGLARGVHAF, encoded by the exons ATGGGGGAGGGAGCCGCCACGtgttgggtggggctgggggctggtgaGACCGTTCGGGCAGAAGGCACTAAGGGCCCGTGGGGACCCGTCGGCGGCAGGGGCCCAAGCGCCCcttctccgcccccacccccaccctgtgggTCTGTCCGTCGCAAACTAGAGTCCCAGCCCGGGACCTGGCTGCCAGGCGGGCCCGCGAAGGGTGTCCGGAGGAGGTGCCACTCTGCCCCGGTCAG GACGGCCTTCTTCGACATCCGAAAGGTGGGCTCTCTGGGTCCAGAGCCGGGCGTGGATTCTGGCGCAGGGCACCGGCGCGCAAACACGCGGGAGgacgtgggggcgggggcggggggcaggacgGCCCACGCTGCACCCCCCACGGCAGGAGGCGCCAGGGGCCCGGGCGGGCTCCCCCCCCTTGCCTGGATGCGGGCCGGGACCGCAGAACCCAGGGGGTGGGGGCCTCGGGGGCACAGAGCCCGGCCCTGGAGGAGGTCTGGAGGCAACGCCCGTCAGCACGAGCGGCCGGCAGTGGGGGCGCTGGGGTCGGCGGGAGGGAAAGGGCCTCACGGCGGCAAGAAGCCAGCCCTGGGCCGGGGAG GAGAATTCGGGATGGAAAATCCCTCTCCAGGTTTTCTCCATTCGGAGAACAAGGTCACACGGGGCTCGCCGGGAGAGTGGTCCAGGCCGCACACGCGGGCCAAGACGTGGGCGCGGAGCATGGAAGAGGCACGCGTGCCCTCCTGGGGTGGCACCGACTGGAGCAGAGGACGTTTCGTTTCAGGCGCCTGGAGAGCCCTCAGCAGAGCCAGCGGGCGGGAGGAGGAGCTGGCCGCTCCCCCGTCTTCTCAGAAGAGTCAGCGAGAGGCTTCTTTTTGCTGCCGAGTTGCCACAGTTACCAAACCAAGCACAGCTTTGCCCCGAGCACCCAAGTCTGTGCAGTCACGTGAGCTGTTCCTGGCTGTTTCAGCCCTTGGCGCGCACGTGTGTCCCCGAGAGCGAAACCCTGGGCAACGCGGGGTCTCCGTGTCTCGCAGGGTCCTGCCTTTTCCTTGTTGTTTTGAGTCTGTCCTTCCCTGGTTATCGTGTCAAGGGAGCTTCGTGTGTGATTCACACACCGTGACTCAGAACGAACAGAAGGACGGCCCTTCCGCTGGCACCGGCGCCCCCGCTCCGCCTGGCGAGTGGGATCAGCGGCCTGCCAGCCTGCGCCCCCGTGCCAGCCGCGGGTGTCCCGGCCGCCCCACGGCCGCTGGCGTCACTGGCGCGCGAGCTGATGGCAGGAGCAGCGGTGCCGCAGGCCCCCTGCCCACGCGTCCTGCGTTTCTCCTTGTCCTAGAGTTTTGTGGCTGCGTCCGTGCCCACGGCCCCTGCACGTCCGTGGCTATTTCAGTGTGTGCCTGGGCTGCCAGCGAGAGGCCTCCACGGCACCCTGACCTTGGCTCCCGTGGGCTGGCTGGGCCTCCATGGCAGGTGGGCATCTCGGAGGGCCTGGCACCCCTCCCGGCCTCCAGGGGCCAcgtcctcccccctccccccgggccAGGGCCGCCCGTCTCGGGAAGGAGGGCTCCCGCCTTTCAGGAGCAGCGACTGTTCTCGCGGGGTCTCGTGGCTGAGTCCCCAGCCCACGTCCGCTCTGTGCGGCCGCACCGCACACGTCCCACCCGTGGAGGGGGCACGGGCCGCTCCTCAGAGCGCCACCCAGTGCTCAGGGCTCCCAGGCGCTCGGGtcgg ACACCCAGGCTCGGCCTGCGCGAGCCGCGGTCTCCTGGCCTGCGGGACGGGCTGGTTATGGCCCAGGGCACGGGGCAGCCCGAGGGGCCTGAGCGGGATCAGGCCACGGTGCCCGCCGGTGGCCCCCGGCCTCTGTTCACCCGCCAGCGTGTCCCGCAGGCCCCGCAAG GCCACGGAAACACGTGCAACCCCAGGGCAGACAGAGGCCTTGCACGCGGCGTCCATGCCTTCTGA